The following are from one region of the Achromobacter xylosoxidans genome:
- a CDS encoding ABC-type transport auxiliary lipoprotein family protein: MKMRSAVLILTLALAGCGIGRVAAPPSVFDLGLDSRPTPVLPARAPLALVFQAVPSLSDTGVIWRVGDSAAPKAYASYRWASPPADLVRQRLTERLSRQGPVLDERVTLQTPQMQVSLSQFEQVFAADGQSSEGRVLLQAVLLSGRSVVGQTRIEARAPAPTQDAQGGVAALRQATDDAADQLAQWLATTLKPAARPGG, encoded by the coding sequence ATGAAGATGCGTAGCGCCGTTCTAATCCTGACGCTGGCCCTGGCCGGTTGCGGCATCGGCCGCGTGGCTGCCCCGCCTTCGGTGTTCGACCTGGGCCTGGACTCCCGGCCCACGCCGGTCTTGCCCGCGCGGGCGCCGCTTGCGCTGGTCTTCCAGGCCGTGCCCAGCCTGTCCGACACGGGGGTGATCTGGCGCGTGGGCGACAGCGCCGCGCCCAAGGCCTATGCCAGCTACCGCTGGGCCTCGCCGCCGGCGGACCTGGTGCGTCAGCGCCTCACGGAGCGCCTGTCGCGCCAGGGGCCGGTGCTGGACGAGCGCGTCACCCTGCAGACGCCGCAAATGCAGGTGTCGTTGTCCCAGTTCGAGCAGGTATTCGCCGCCGACGGCCAGTCCAGCGAAGGCCGCGTGCTGCTGCAGGCGGTCTTGCTCAGCGGCCGCAGCGTGGTGGGCCAGACGCGCATCGAGGCGCGCGCGCCCGCACCCACGCAGGACGCGCAGGGCGGGGTCGCGGCATTGCGCCAGGCGACGGACGATGCCGCGGATCAATTGGCGCAGTGGCTTGCCACGACGCTGAAGCCCGCCGCCAGGCCGGGCGGTTAA
- a CDS encoding glycosyltransferase, with amino-acid sequence MPLSTSSTVVARQPWAFSVLMAVYAKEQPAYLAQALESLCNCHTPIQEVVLVEDGPLTSALHDVIASFRARLPLKSLALPQNQGLGPALTAGLRICSTSWIARFDTDDLLVPDRFERQIGWLRAHPDLDLCGGWIREFDVDPQTEAGRIRRVPETHEAIAAYARGRNPFNHMTVMFRREAALAAGGYGNEPMYEDYALWVRMLQRGARTANLPEVLVLARTGHGMFERRGGLKYVASEWGMQRTFLRSRFISPFRFLANLALRLPVRLAPNGMRKLVYELFLRR; translated from the coding sequence ATGCCGCTGTCGACGTCTTCGACGGTGGTTGCGCGCCAGCCTTGGGCCTTCTCCGTGTTGATGGCGGTGTATGCCAAGGAGCAGCCCGCTTATCTGGCACAGGCGCTGGAAAGCCTGTGCAATTGCCATACTCCCATCCAGGAAGTGGTCCTGGTGGAGGATGGTCCGTTGACCAGCGCTTTGCACGACGTGATAGCTAGCTTTCGCGCGAGGCTGCCGCTGAAGTCGCTTGCCTTGCCCCAAAATCAGGGTCTGGGACCTGCGTTGACCGCCGGTTTGCGGATCTGCTCGACGTCTTGGATAGCCCGCTTTGACACGGACGACCTGCTCGTGCCGGACAGATTCGAGCGCCAAATCGGCTGGCTTCGCGCGCATCCGGACCTGGATCTCTGTGGCGGATGGATACGGGAATTCGATGTGGATCCGCAGACCGAGGCTGGCCGCATCCGACGGGTTCCCGAAACGCATGAGGCGATTGCCGCCTATGCCCGCGGCCGCAACCCTTTCAATCACATGACCGTGATGTTCCGTCGCGAAGCCGCGTTGGCTGCGGGTGGGTATGGCAACGAGCCGATGTACGAGGACTACGCGCTATGGGTGCGTATGTTGCAGCGGGGAGCGCGTACCGCTAACCTCCCGGAAGTTCTGGTATTGGCCAGGACAGGGCATGGCATGTTCGAACGGCGGGGTGGCTTGAAGTACGTGGCCAGCGAATGGGGCATGCAACGGACTTTCTTGCGCAGCCGTTTTATCAGTCCGTTTCGTTTTTTGGCCAATCTGGCGCTCCGTCTGCCCGTACGATTGGCACCCAATGGAATGCGCAAATTGGTATACGAGCTTTTTTTGCGCCGCTGA
- a CDS encoding alpha/beta hydrolase encodes MSARTETHAFNGAAGRIDCAVDWPAGTPRGWALVLHPHPLQGGARENKVVTTLSRACVQHGLVAVRPNFRGVGQSEGTFDKSVGETQDMLAVVAQMRELHPELAQAPWVLAGFSFGTAVAAQTYAALAEQGDTVLPSALMLMGPAVNRFQSHEVQVPDDTLMVHGEEDEVVPLSEAMDWARPRSIPVVVVPGASHFFHGKLLVLRQLVQARLKVALD; translated from the coding sequence ATGTCCGCACGTACTGAAACCCATGCCTTCAACGGAGCCGCCGGCCGCATCGATTGCGCCGTGGACTGGCCCGCGGGTACGCCGCGAGGCTGGGCGCTGGTCCTGCATCCGCACCCGCTGCAGGGCGGCGCGCGCGAGAACAAGGTGGTCACGACCCTGTCGCGCGCCTGCGTGCAGCATGGCCTGGTGGCGGTGCGGCCCAATTTCCGCGGCGTCGGGCAGTCCGAGGGCACCTTCGACAAATCCGTCGGCGAAACCCAGGACATGCTGGCGGTCGTGGCGCAGATGCGCGAACTGCATCCGGAATTGGCCCAGGCGCCGTGGGTGCTGGCCGGCTTTTCGTTCGGCACTGCCGTCGCGGCGCAGACCTATGCCGCACTCGCCGAACAGGGCGATACGGTACTGCCCTCCGCCCTGATGCTGATGGGCCCCGCCGTGAACCGTTTCCAATCGCACGAAGTGCAGGTGCCGGACGACACGCTGATGGTGCACGGCGAGGAAGACGAAGTCGTGCCGCTGTCCGAAGCCATGGACTGGGCGCGCCCGCGTTCCATCCCCGTGGTGGTGGTGCCGGGCGCATCGCACTTCTTCCACGGCAAACTGCTGGTGCTGCGACAACTGGTGCAGGCGCGGCTGAAGGTCGCGCTGGACTGA
- a CDS encoding ABC transporter ATP-binding protein: protein MNSAAQHKLFAEDGVTVEPVITVRGLRTAFGDHVVHDNLDLTVFPGEILVLVGGSGTGKTVLLRQIIGLDRPAAGTVRVLGHSLFELTAAERRRLSYRWGMLFQAGALFSALSVFDNVALPLRELRTVPEDLVRDVVMCRLAMVGLSARDADKRPSDLSGGMVKRVALARALSLDPELLFLDEPTAGLDPLRSDEFVDLVRSLHRQLGFTVVMVTHDLDTLLALATRVAVLADKRVIVCDTVPEVLKVDHPFIHTFFLGERGLRALGDLAPKGLHHGKP, encoded by the coding sequence ATGAATAGCGCCGCCCAGCACAAGCTCTTCGCCGAGGACGGCGTTACGGTAGAACCCGTCATCACGGTGCGCGGGCTGCGCACGGCGTTTGGCGATCATGTGGTGCACGACAATCTGGACCTGACCGTCTTCCCGGGCGAGATCCTGGTACTGGTGGGAGGTTCGGGCACGGGCAAGACGGTGTTGCTGCGGCAGATCATCGGGCTGGACCGGCCAGCTGCGGGCACGGTGCGGGTGCTGGGCCATTCGTTGTTTGAACTGACGGCGGCTGAACGCCGGCGGCTGTCCTATCGCTGGGGCATGCTGTTCCAGGCGGGGGCGTTGTTCTCCGCGCTGTCGGTGTTCGACAATGTGGCTCTGCCGCTGCGCGAATTGCGCACGGTGCCGGAAGACCTGGTGCGCGACGTGGTCATGTGCCGGCTGGCGATGGTGGGCTTGTCGGCGCGCGACGCCGACAAGCGGCCGTCGGACCTGTCGGGCGGCATGGTCAAGCGCGTGGCGCTGGCGCGCGCCTTGTCGCTGGATCCGGAACTGCTGTTCCTGGACGAACCCACGGCCGGCCTGGACCCGCTGCGCTCCGACGAGTTCGTGGACCTGGTGCGCAGCCTGCACCGGCAATTGGGATTCACCGTCGTCATGGTGACGCACGACCTGGACACGCTGCTGGCGTTGGCCACGCGCGTCGCCGTGCTGGCGGACAAACGGGTGATCGTGTGCGACACGGTGCCGGAAGTACTGAAGGTCGATCACCCGTTCATTCACACATTCTTCCTGGGCGAGCGCGGTTTGCGGGCGCTGGGGGATCTGGCGCCGAAGGGATTGCATCATGGAAAACCGTAG
- the galE gene encoding UDP-glucose 4-epimerase GalE: MNQKLLVTGGAGYIGSHTLLALLRSGFTPIVLDNFSNSSPEVLRRVEALAGVALEVVSGDICDAALLDRIFATQRDLGTPVSTVVHFAALKAVGESVEQPLHYYANNVGGTITLLAAMDRAEVRNMVFSSSATVYGEPICLPYTEDHRIAPTNPYGWSKAVVEQILKDWAHIGGGRCGIALRYFNPIGAHESGTIGEAPSGIPNNLFPYITQVAVGKRERLAVFGDDYETVDGTGVRDYLHVDDLAEGHVKAVDVALKGHAGFTAVNLGTGRGTSVLQLVAAFEQASGRSIPYEVMPRRAGDIASAWANPELAHRLLGWRAERTIEQMCVDGWRWQSQNPKGYEG; the protein is encoded by the coding sequence ATGAATCAAAAACTGCTAGTCACCGGCGGGGCCGGCTATATCGGGTCGCACACGCTGTTGGCCTTGTTGCGGAGCGGTTTTACTCCGATCGTGCTGGACAACTTCTCCAATAGTTCGCCCGAGGTGCTTCGGCGTGTAGAGGCGCTTGCAGGCGTGGCGCTGGAAGTCGTGTCTGGAGATATCTGCGATGCTGCGCTGTTGGACCGGATTTTCGCCACGCAGCGCGATCTTGGCACGCCTGTTTCCACGGTGGTCCATTTTGCAGCCCTAAAGGCGGTTGGCGAGTCTGTGGAGCAGCCTTTGCACTACTACGCCAACAACGTTGGAGGTACGATCACGCTGCTGGCTGCCATGGATAGGGCTGAGGTCCGAAATATGGTTTTCAGCTCTTCCGCCACGGTGTACGGCGAGCCAATCTGTCTGCCGTATACGGAAGATCACCGCATTGCGCCTACCAACCCATATGGTTGGTCCAAAGCGGTCGTCGAGCAGATCCTCAAGGATTGGGCCCACATCGGCGGAGGTCGCTGCGGCATTGCGTTGCGCTATTTCAATCCCATTGGCGCGCACGAGAGTGGGACGATAGGAGAGGCGCCCAGCGGCATACCGAATAACCTGTTCCCCTACATAACCCAGGTGGCGGTGGGCAAGCGCGAGCGCCTCGCGGTGTTTGGCGATGACTATGAAACTGTGGACGGGACGGGGGTGCGCGATTATCTCCACGTCGATGACTTGGCCGAAGGCCACGTCAAGGCGGTCGACGTGGCCTTGAAGGGCCACGCCGGCTTTACTGCCGTAAATCTAGGTACGGGCCGCGGTACTAGTGTGTTACAACTCGTCGCGGCCTTTGAACAGGCCAGCGGACGCAGCATTCCTTACGAGGTCATGCCGCGCCGAGCCGGTGACATCGCTTCGGCCTGGGCCAATCCCGAACTTGCCCATCGGCTGTTGGGGTGGCGTGCTGAGCGCACGATCGAGCAGATGTGCGTGGACGGCTGGCGCTGGCAATCGCAGAATCCCAAGGGCTACGAGGGCTAA
- a CDS encoding biotin--[acetyl-CoA-carboxylase] ligase: protein MSAQASPIDLPAPETLARMLSTRLPAFQDISWTGSTGSTNADLLARARAGGGGKPWLLGTHLQETGRGRAGRPWQNRTGSTLMFSCAFDVHLPPAQLPALSPLAGIAACEALRTVAGPQAAGLCMKWPNDVQWHDAKLAGVLVETTRNPGGSEAGHTVVIGMGVNLTDAARLSLALEREVADWSQVQAAAARQASAADLVCASAMAWLEAVRTLEREGFGAFKPRFDQVDALAGRKVNVLDKGAILLGGTACGVDEQGRLLVQTPEGTQPILVGEISIRRQA, encoded by the coding sequence ATGTCCGCTCAAGCCAGCCCCATCGACCTGCCCGCGCCGGAAACCCTGGCCCGCATGCTCAGCACGCGCCTGCCCGCCTTCCAGGACATCTCCTGGACCGGCAGCACCGGATCGACCAATGCCGACCTCCTGGCCCGCGCTCGCGCAGGCGGCGGCGGCAAACCCTGGCTGCTGGGCACGCACCTGCAGGAAACCGGCCGCGGCCGCGCCGGCCGTCCGTGGCAGAACCGCACGGGCTCCACGCTGATGTTCTCCTGTGCCTTCGACGTGCACCTGCCGCCCGCGCAACTGCCCGCGCTGTCGCCGCTGGCCGGCATCGCTGCCTGCGAGGCTCTGCGCACCGTCGCCGGCCCGCAGGCCGCCGGGCTGTGCATGAAGTGGCCCAACGACGTGCAGTGGCACGACGCCAAGCTGGCAGGGGTACTGGTGGAGACCACCCGCAACCCCGGCGGCAGCGAGGCCGGCCATACGGTCGTCATCGGCATGGGCGTGAACCTGACCGACGCCGCCCGGCTGTCGCTCGCGCTGGAACGCGAAGTCGCCGACTGGAGCCAGGTGCAGGCAGCCGCCGCCCGCCAGGCCTCCGCCGCCGACCTGGTCTGCGCCAGCGCCATGGCCTGGCTGGAAGCGGTGCGGACGCTGGAGCGCGAGGGCTTTGGCGCCTTCAAGCCACGTTTCGACCAAGTGGACGCTTTGGCCGGCCGCAAGGTCAACGTGCTGGACAAGGGCGCTATTCTTCTAGGCGGAACCGCCTGCGGCGTGGACGAACAAGGCCGCCTGCTGGTGCAAACCCCCGAGGGCACCCAGCCGATCCTGGTCGGTGAAATCTCGATTCGACGCCAAGCATGA
- a CDS encoding 3-deoxy-D-manno-octulosonic acid transferase: MNRGVYSLALRALSPLVWLWMGHRARRAGGQWEIFSSERFGHVGPAAAASWTAPVWVHAVSLGETRAAQPLLQALLDRGLPVLLTHMTATGRAEGARQYTEAIARGQLRQAWLPYDFPGATRRFMAAYRPRCGLLIEREIWPNLLAAARAAGVPMALVSARFSASSLRQAGRMGGVMREALGGLDSVLAQTAEDAGRLVQAGAPQPVVTGNLKFDLVLPAAQVAAGQAWREQLGRHVVAVASTREGEDSGFIEAIKRHAAAPGAPLFLLIPRHPQRFDEAARLLSDAGLPYVRRSEGVAPGPGTAVLLGDTLGEMAFHYAASDVAIVAGSFAPLGGQNLIEACAAGVPVIVGPHTFNFKQAAEDAIAAGAVLRAADAGQAVEAAMALLADEPRRQRTAEAALAWFRMHSGATGRTLDALAPWLEAGKAG; this comes from the coding sequence ATGAACCGCGGCGTCTACTCGCTGGCGCTCAGGGCTCTGTCACCGCTGGTCTGGCTCTGGATGGGCCACCGCGCCCGGCGCGCGGGCGGGCAATGGGAAATCTTCTCTTCTGAACGCTTCGGCCATGTCGGGCCCGCCGCTGCCGCGTCCTGGACCGCTCCGGTCTGGGTGCACGCCGTCAGCCTGGGCGAGACGCGTGCCGCGCAGCCTCTGCTGCAAGCCTTGCTGGACCGCGGCCTGCCGGTGCTGCTTACGCACATGACAGCCACCGGCCGCGCCGAGGGCGCGCGCCAGTACACGGAAGCGATTGCCCGCGGCCAGTTGCGCCAGGCCTGGCTGCCTTATGATTTTCCCGGCGCGACCCGCCGTTTCATGGCGGCGTATCGGCCGCGCTGCGGCCTGCTCATCGAACGGGAGATCTGGCCGAACCTGCTGGCGGCCGCGCGCGCTGCGGGCGTGCCCATGGCGCTGGTCAGCGCCCGCTTTTCGGCGTCGTCGCTGCGCCAGGCGGGCAGGATGGGCGGCGTGATGCGCGAAGCGCTGGGCGGACTGGACTCGGTGCTGGCGCAGACCGCCGAGGACGCGGGCCGGCTGGTGCAGGCCGGGGCGCCGCAGCCCGTCGTGACGGGCAATCTGAAATTCGATCTGGTCCTGCCGGCGGCGCAGGTTGCCGCGGGGCAGGCTTGGCGCGAACAGCTGGGCCGGCATGTGGTGGCGGTGGCCAGCACGCGCGAGGGCGAGGACAGCGGCTTCATCGAGGCCATCAAACGCCATGCGGCTGCGCCTGGTGCGCCCCTGTTTTTGTTGATTCCGCGCCATCCGCAGCGCTTTGACGAGGCCGCGCGCCTATTGTCGGATGCAGGGTTGCCGTACGTCCGGCGCTCCGAAGGCGTGGCGCCGGGGCCGGGCACGGCCGTGCTGCTCGGCGACACGTTGGGCGAGATGGCGTTCCACTACGCCGCGTCGGATGTCGCGATCGTGGCGGGCAGCTTTGCGCCGCTGGGCGGGCAAAATCTGATCGAGGCCTGCGCGGCGGGCGTGCCGGTCATCGTCGGCCCGCACACCTTCAATTTCAAGCAGGCGGCGGAAGACGCCATCGCGGCGGGCGCCGTGCTGCGCGCGGCCGACGCCGGCCAGGCGGTGGAGGCGGCGATGGCGCTGCTGGCGGACGAACCGCGCCGCCAGCGCACGGCTGAGGCGGCGCTGGCATGGTTCCGCATGCATTCGGGAGCCACGGGGCGCACGCTGGACGCGCTGGCACCCTGGCTGGAGGCAGGAAAGGCGGGCTAG
- a CDS encoding MlaE family ABC transporter permease — MPHSASSTPAAAAPFRFEGGVCHVAGDWSVLALAEPGEVQRRREALACATDGGARWDLHGIGRLDTIGALLIWEAWGHKLPERVRWSAGQQDVFNALAMNKGETPAAAPKRDPWGWLRAVGEAIFQAIDNGRALLIMLGQLVLDLGGMLLRPRLGPWREISAQVYRTGAQALGITALVGFLIGVVLSYLSAQQLQMFGADRFIVRLLGVSIVRELGPVLAAILVAGRSGSAITAQIGVMRVTQELDAMLVMGISHGQRLILPRVVALAITMPLLVLWTDAMALLGGMLAAQMQLGVSAQWFLQSLPDAISLTNYWIGILKGVTFGMLIALIACHFGLRIQPNTESLGRGTTTSVVTSITGVILLDALYAVIFSSVGI; from the coding sequence ATGCCGCATTCCGCTTCGTCCACACCTGCCGCCGCCGCGCCCTTCCGTTTCGAAGGAGGCGTGTGCCATGTGGCCGGCGACTGGAGCGTGCTGGCGCTGGCCGAGCCGGGCGAGGTCCAACGTCGCCGCGAGGCGCTGGCCTGCGCCACGGATGGCGGCGCGCGCTGGGACCTGCACGGCATCGGCCGGCTGGACACCATCGGCGCGCTGCTGATCTGGGAAGCCTGGGGCCACAAGCTGCCCGAGCGCGTGCGCTGGTCCGCCGGCCAGCAGGACGTGTTCAACGCGCTGGCCATGAACAAGGGCGAGACCCCGGCCGCCGCGCCCAAGCGCGATCCGTGGGGCTGGCTGAGAGCGGTGGGCGAGGCGATATTCCAGGCTATCGACAATGGCCGCGCCTTGCTCATCATGCTGGGGCAGCTGGTCCTGGACCTGGGCGGAATGCTGCTGCGGCCGCGGCTGGGGCCATGGCGCGAGATTTCGGCGCAGGTGTACCGCACCGGCGCGCAGGCGCTGGGTATCACGGCGCTGGTCGGCTTCCTGATCGGCGTGGTGCTGTCCTACCTGTCGGCGCAGCAGCTGCAGATGTTTGGCGCCGATCGTTTCATCGTGCGCCTGCTGGGTGTGTCCATCGTGCGCGAGCTGGGTCCGGTGCTGGCCGCCATCCTGGTGGCGGGCCGTTCGGGCTCGGCCATCACGGCGCAGATCGGCGTGATGCGGGTGACGCAGGAGTTGGACGCGATGCTGGTCATGGGCATTTCGCACGGGCAGCGGCTTATCCTGCCGCGGGTGGTGGCGCTGGCCATCACCATGCCGCTGCTGGTGCTGTGGACGGACGCCATGGCGCTGTTGGGCGGCATGCTCGCCGCGCAAATGCAGTTGGGCGTGTCGGCGCAATGGTTCCTGCAGTCGCTGCCGGACGCGATTTCGCTGACGAACTACTGGATCGGCATCCTCAAGGGCGTGACGTTCGGCATGCTGATCGCGCTGATCGCCTGCCATTTCGGCCTGCGCATCCAGCCCAACACGGAAAGCCTGGGGCGCGGCACCACCACCTCGGTGGTCACCTCGATTACCGGCGTGATCCTGCTGGATGCGCTGTATGCCGTGATCTTCAGCTCGGTGGGCATCTGA
- a CDS encoding type III pantothenate kinase, giving the protein MIILIDSGNSRLKVGWLDAGNSDAPREPAAVAFDGLDLDALDRWLAALPRRPLRALGVNVAGEARGAAIAAILQKHGCAVTWSPSQATTLGLINSYKTPTQLGADRWASLLGVLSRLPGAHPPFVLASFGTATTIDTVGPDNVFAGGLILPGPAMMRSALAHGTANLPIANGQVVAYPTDTHEAIASGIAAAQAGAVVRQWLAGRQRYGQTPQIYAAGGGWPEVHQEIERLLADAGGTEGAAPVPIYLDHPVLDGLAAVARATLDDQA; this is encoded by the coding sequence ATGATTATTCTCATCGACTCCGGCAACAGCCGTCTCAAGGTGGGTTGGCTGGACGCCGGCAACTCCGACGCGCCGCGCGAACCCGCGGCGGTCGCCTTCGACGGCCTGGACCTGGACGCCCTGGACCGCTGGCTGGCCGCCCTGCCGCGCCGTCCCCTGCGCGCGCTGGGTGTGAACGTTGCCGGCGAGGCGCGCGGCGCGGCCATCGCCGCCATCCTGCAAAAACATGGCTGCGCGGTGACCTGGTCGCCGTCACAGGCAACCACGCTGGGGCTGATCAACAGCTACAAGACGCCCACGCAGCTGGGCGCCGACCGCTGGGCCTCGCTGCTGGGCGTGCTGTCGCGCCTGCCGGGGGCACACCCGCCCTTCGTGCTGGCCAGCTTTGGCACCGCCACCACCATCGACACCGTCGGCCCCGACAACGTCTTTGCCGGCGGCCTGATCCTGCCGGGTCCGGCCATGATGCGCAGCGCGCTGGCCCACGGCACCGCCAACCTACCCATCGCCAATGGCCAGGTCGTGGCCTATCCCACGGACACGCACGAGGCCATCGCCTCCGGCATCGCCGCCGCGCAGGCCGGCGCCGTCGTGCGCCAATGGCTGGCCGGACGCCAGCGTTACGGCCAGACGCCGCAGATCTACGCGGCGGGCGGCGGCTGGCCCGAAGTGCACCAGGAAATCGAACGCCTGCTGGCGGACGCGGGCGGCACCGAAGGTGCGGCCCCCGTACCCATCTATCTGGATCACCCCGTCCTGGACGGCCTGGCCGCGGTCGCCCGCGCCACCCTGGACGACCAAGCCTGA
- the waaC gene encoding lipopolysaccharide heptosyltransferase I, with the protein MPTRILIVRTSSLGDLVHMLPAISDIARHVPDAQIDWIAEEAFADIPAWHPAVNQVIKVAHRRWRKAWWSAEVRAERKALKERLRSVQYDIVLDMQALLKSAWLVRQTRGVRHGLDWRSAREPLASLFYNVRHRVEFWQPAVIRQRKLAALTFGYQYAGAPDFGLQAFARQATQPAADPVLEVGSEGLNVGELPRLHHLDTDRGYAVIMPSASRDDKLWPEEDWRVVFRRLRDAGCTLKLLAGNEQEAERARLLIAGMDGAEVMPRMDLTAVARLLAGSRLMVGLDSGLTHLSAALGRPTIGIYRASTPVRTPLVGSSYTASLGDRGASPSREAVMAAVEQALAAQ; encoded by the coding sequence ATGCCTACAAGAATTCTCATCGTCCGCACCTCATCGCTAGGTGATCTCGTGCACATGTTGCCGGCAATATCCGACATTGCCCGCCATGTGCCCGATGCCCAGATCGACTGGATCGCGGAAGAAGCCTTTGCCGACATTCCTGCCTGGCATCCGGCGGTCAATCAGGTCATCAAGGTTGCTCATCGCCGTTGGCGCAAAGCCTGGTGGTCGGCGGAAGTGCGGGCGGAGCGCAAGGCGCTGAAGGAGCGGCTGCGCTCGGTGCAGTACGACATCGTCCTGGACATGCAGGCGCTCTTGAAATCCGCCTGGCTGGTGCGCCAGACCCGCGGCGTGCGGCATGGGCTGGACTGGCGTTCGGCGCGCGAACCGCTGGCTTCGCTGTTCTACAACGTGCGGCATCGGGTGGAGTTCTGGCAGCCGGCGGTGATCCGCCAGCGCAAGCTGGCCGCCCTGACGTTCGGCTACCAATACGCCGGCGCGCCCGATTTCGGCTTGCAGGCTTTTGCGCGCCAGGCGACGCAGCCTGCGGCGGACCCGGTGCTGGAAGTCGGCAGCGAGGGTCTGAACGTCGGCGAACTGCCGCGCTTGCACCACCTGGATACGGACCGCGGCTATGCCGTGATCATGCCGTCGGCCAGCCGCGACGACAAGCTCTGGCCGGAAGAAGACTGGCGCGTCGTGTTCCGCCGTCTGCGTGACGCAGGCTGCACCCTGAAACTGCTGGCGGGAAATGAGCAGGAGGCCGAGCGGGCCCGGTTGCTGATTGCCGGCATGGATGGCGCCGAGGTGATGCCCCGCATGGACCTGACCGCGGTGGCGCGTTTGCTGGCTGGGTCCCGCCTGATGGTGGGGCTGGACAGCGGCCTGACCCATTTGTCGGCCGCGTTGGGCCGGCCCACCATCGGCATTTACCGTGCTTCCACCCCGGTGCGCACGCCGCTGGTCGGTTCCAGCTACACCGCCAGCCTGGGCGACCGCGGAGCTTCGCCGTCGCGCGAAGCCGTGATGGCGGCGGTGGAGCAGGCTTTGGCCGCACAGTGA
- a CDS encoding MlaD family protein, whose translation MENRSHALMAGIFTLALLAAAALVAIWIGRDRTQLQPYEIISATAVSGLNPQSTVRYQGVPVGKVQSLALNPDKPGQVRIRIGVAPNTPITESTWAELGVQGVTGISNVELRDDGSSMKRLASSAANPAAIPLRPGFLDRIEQRGGKLISNVEEVTEQLRRVLSEQNVQALTATLQNATDITQSLRGASQDLAPTLAKLGPLIDSLDKTSRQADRAAREVGDLAAQARQSLARLNAPDGPLSAATSSLNDIALAAARLDGETLPAITSMATNVSAAARGATVTLRRVDNTPQSFLFGPAPREPGPGEAGFAGFGRSPK comes from the coding sequence ATGGAAAACCGTAGTCATGCGCTCATGGCCGGCATCTTCACGCTGGCCTTGCTGGCCGCAGCCGCCTTGGTGGCCATCTGGATCGGACGCGACCGGACTCAGCTTCAGCCATACGAAATTATCTCCGCGACCGCCGTCAGCGGCCTGAATCCGCAGTCCACGGTGCGCTACCAGGGCGTACCGGTGGGCAAGGTGCAGTCGCTGGCCCTGAACCCGGACAAGCCCGGGCAGGTGCGCATCCGCATCGGCGTGGCGCCGAACACGCCGATTACCGAGTCCACCTGGGCCGAACTGGGCGTGCAGGGCGTGACCGGCATTTCCAATGTGGAGTTGCGCGACGACGGTTCCTCGATGAAGCGGCTGGCCTCGTCGGCGGCGAATCCGGCCGCGATTCCGCTGCGTCCGGGCTTTCTGGACCGCATCGAGCAGCGTGGCGGCAAGCTGATCTCCAACGTGGAAGAGGTCACCGAGCAGTTGCGGCGCGTGCTCAGCGAGCAGAACGTGCAGGCGCTCACCGCCACGCTGCAGAACGCCACCGACATCACCCAGTCGCTCAGGGGCGCGAGCCAGGATCTGGCGCCCACGCTGGCCAAGCTCGGTCCCCTGATTGATTCGCTGGACAAGACCTCGCGCCAGGCCGACCGCGCCGCGCGGGAAGTCGGCGACCTGGCTGCGCAGGCCCGCCAGTCGCTGGCGCGCCTGAACGCGCCCGACGGCCCCCTGTCCGCCGCCACCAGCAGCCTCAATGACATCGCCCTGGCCGCCGCGCGGCTGGATGGCGAGACCTTGCCCGCCATCACCAGCATGGCCACCAACGTCAGCGCGGCCGCGCGCGGCGCCACCGTTACCCTGCGCCGTGTGGACAACACGCCGCAATCGTTCCTGTTCGGCCCGGCGCCCCGCGAGCCCGGGCCCGGCGAGGCCGGCTTTGCAGGCTTCGGGAGATCGCCCAAATGA